From a single bacterium genomic region:
- a CDS encoding radical SAM protein — translation MAKIVIELTNRCNLSCGHCFSGRHGGRDDLSVELLERILEEARPLGFDVVSFTGGEPTIHREFGRVIELTCSAGYRFGCVSNGAHFSRTLQALLAHRDRLDTVTFSVDGATEATHDRLRGAGSFRRVMQAISTCFMRDIPFSMNMAVTAHNQHELERMVECATRLGSRGVRFGHLMPSPLTTAKGLDLSPMESKRVDAEIWSLQDRSELPVAIAPGHHTTDLFPCAPLHMQEVNIDAHGRLGKCCHLSGHGEGAGQADVVADLHETGFVEAFHCLVRANEDFHREKKQRLRDGDWRDSDFFPCWYCSVAFEKVGWLRGLESHPWSKLIRWLPLQELRGGGASC, via the coding sequence ATGGCCAAGATCGTCATCGAGCTCACGAACCGCTGCAATCTAAGCTGCGGGCACTGTTTCAGCGGGCGTCACGGGGGACGCGACGACCTGTCGGTCGAGCTTCTCGAGCGCATCCTGGAGGAGGCCAGGCCGCTGGGCTTCGACGTGGTGAGTTTCACCGGAGGCGAGCCCACGATCCACCGCGAGTTCGGCCGCGTCATCGAGTTGACGTGCAGCGCGGGCTATCGTTTCGGCTGCGTCAGCAACGGCGCCCACTTCTCGCGCACGCTCCAGGCGTTGCTCGCCCATCGCGACCGGCTCGACACCGTCACCTTCAGCGTCGACGGTGCAACCGAGGCGACCCACGATCGGCTCCGGGGCGCCGGCTCCTTCCGGCGAGTGATGCAAGCGATCAGTACCTGCTTCATGCGCGACATCCCCTTCAGCATGAACATGGCGGTCACCGCGCACAATCAGCACGAGCTCGAGCGCATGGTGGAGTGCGCCACTCGGCTCGGAAGTCGCGGCGTGCGGTTCGGCCACCTGATGCCTTCGCCGCTCACGACCGCAAAGGGGCTGGATCTGTCGCCAATGGAGAGCAAGCGCGTTGACGCCGAGATCTGGTCGCTTCAAGACCGTTCCGAGCTGCCGGTCGCGATCGCGCCGGGCCATCACACGACCGACCTCTTTCCGTGTGCCCCCCTTCACATGCAGGAGGTGAACATCGACGCCCACGGCAGGCTCGGCAAGTGCTGTCACCTGTCGGGCCACGGCGAAGGGGCGGGCCAGGCAGACGTCGTCGCGGATCTCCACGAGACCGGCTTCGTCGAGGCCTTCCATTGCCTCGTTCGCGCCAACGAAGACTTCCACCGGGAGAAGAAGCAACGGCTGCGCGACGGCGATTGGCGCGACTCGGATTTCTTCCCGTGCTGGTACTGTTCCGTGGCCTTCGAGAAGGTCGGCTGGCTTCGGGGAC